In a genomic window of Primulina huaijiensis isolate GDHJ02 unplaced genomic scaffold, ASM1229523v2 scaffold37281, whole genome shotgun sequence:
- the LOC140968519 gene encoding general transcription and DNA repair factor IIH helicase/translocase subunit XPB1-like, giving the protein MGNGDKGRPIKKIKFSKEEHKIIGADEDNYHIHDDMDEDLRDGEGKKRDFSRLELKPDHENRPLWACADGRIFLETFSTLYKQAYDFLIAIAEPVCRPESMHEYNLTPHSLYAAVSVGLETETIISVLNKLSKTKLPKDMIDFIHNSTANYGKVKLVLKKNKYLVESPFPEVLKKLLMDEVIGRARISFEGVEGNDGFTKGKSTGEIEGGHNELLNEVELAAAAEEKETHSFEIDPAQVENVKQRCLPNALNYPMLEEYDFRNDTVNPDLEVELKPHAQPRPYQEKSLSKMFGNGRARSGIIVLPCGAGKSLVGVSAASRIRKSCLCLATNAVSVDQWAFQFKLWSTITEEQICRFTSDSKERFRGNAGVVVTTYNMIAFNGKRSEEAEKILEEIRNREWGLLLMDEVHVVPAHMFRKVISITKSHCKLGLTATLVREDERITDLNFLIGPKLYEANWLDLVKGGFIANVQCAEVWCPMTKEFFAEYLKKENSKKKQALYVMNPNKFRACEFLIRFHEQQRGDKIIVFADNLFALQEYAIKLQKPMIFGATSHAERTKILEAFKTSRDVNTVFLSKVGDNSIDIPEANVIIQISSHAGSRRQEAQRLGRILRAKGKPQDRVAGGKEEYNAFFYSLVSTDTQEMYYSTKRQQFLVDQGYSFKVITSLPPSDSGPELNYHHLDDQLALLGKVLSAGDDAVGLEQLEEDADGIALEKARRSVGSMSAMSGASGMVYMEFSTGQKKLHGQAKSKPKDPAKRHHLFKKRFTGT; this is encoded by the exons ATGGGAAATG GCGATAAAGGCCGACCAatcaaaaaaatcaagttctcCAAG gAGGAGCATAAAATTATAGGTGCTGATGAAGATAATTATCATATCCATGATGACATGGACGAAGATCTTCGAGATG GAGAAGGGAAAAAGAGAGATTTTTCAAGATTGGAACTTAAACCTGATCATGAAAATAGGCCATTGTGGGCTTGTGCCGATGGTCGCATTTTCTTGGAGACTTTCTCTACGCTGTATAAACAGGCCTATGATTTTCTTATTGCCATCGCTGAACCAGTTTGCAG GCCAGAATCAATGCATGAGTACAACTTGACTCCACATTCCCTGTATGCCGCGGTGTCAGTTGGACTTGAAACAGAGACTATTATTTCTGTtctaaataaattatcaaaGACCAAGCTTCCAAAAGACATGATTGATTTTATACATAATTCCACTGCTAATTATGGCAAAGTGAAGCTCGTGCTcaagaagaataaatatttagTTGAGTCACCATTTCCAGAG gtattaaaaaaattgttgatgGATGAGGTTATAGGACGAGCAAGGATTTCCTTTGAG GGAGTTGAAGGAAATGATGGGTTTACAAAAGGAAAATCTACTGGTGAAATAGAAGGTGGGCACAATGAGTTGCTAAATGAAGTCGAGTTGGCAGCTGCAGCTGAAGAAAAAGAAACTCATTCATTTGAAATTGATCCTGCTCAG GTTGAAAATGTAAAGCAACGGTGTTTGCCAAATGCTCTAAATTATCCCATGTTGGAGGAGTATGACTTTAGAAATGACACT GTCAATCCCGATCTGGAGGTTGAATTGAAGCCCCACGCACAACCACGGCcttatcaagaaaaaagtctTAGTAAAATGTTTGGAAATG GTAGAGCGCGCTCCGGTATCATTGTGCTTCCGTGTGGTGCAGGAAAGTCTTTAGTTGGTGTTTCTGCTGCTAGCAGGATAAGAAAGAGTTGTCTTTGTTTGGCTACAAATGCGGTGTCTGTTGATCAGTGGGCTTTCCAGTTTAAATTGTGGTCGACTATTACAGAGGAACAAATATGTCGTTTCACATCTGACAGCAAAGAGAGATTCCGTGGCAATGCTGGGGTGGTGGTGACAACATATAATATGATTGCATTTAATGGCAAACGATCTGAAGAAGCTGAGAAGATCCTAGAAGAAATAAGAAACCGGGAATGGGGATTGCTTCTCATGGATGAG GTGCATGTAGTCCCCGCTCACATGTTTCGGAAGGTCATCAGCATCACAAAATCTCACTGCAAATTGGGTCTTACTG CAACGCTTGTGAGAGAAGATGAGAGGATTACCGATTTGAACTTCCTTATTGGTCCAAAATTATATGAGGCTAATTGGTTGGATTTAGTGAAAGGAGGGTTCATTGCAAATGTTCAGTGTGCAGAAGTCTGGTGTCCAATGACGAAGGAGTTTTTTGCTGAGTATCTAAAGAAAGAAAATTCGAAGAAGAAACAG GCTCTTTATGTGATGAACCCTAATAAATTCAGAGCTTGTGAGTTCCTTATCCGTTTCCATGAGCAGCAGCGGGGTGATAAGATAATAGTTTTTGCAGATAATCTTTTTGCTCTGCAAGAATATGCAATAAAGCTTCAAAAACCTATGATTTTTGGTGCAACTAG CCACGCTGAAAGAACTAAAATTCTTGAAGCATTTAAAACCAGTCGGGACGTGAACACCGTTTTCCTCTCGAAG GTGGGTGATAATTCCATAGATATTCCCGAGGCAAACGTGATCATTCAGATTTCATCACATGCTGGTTCAAGGCGTCAAGAGGCTCAGCGACTTGGACGTATTCTCAGGGCAAAG GGTAAACCTCAAGACAGGGTGGCGGGAGGCAAGGAAGAGTACAATGCATTTTTCTATTCACTTGTATCTACAGACACCCAA GAGATGTACTACTCAACCAAAAGACAGCAGTTTTTGGTTGATCAGGGTTATAGTTTTAAG GTTATCACGAGCTTACCACCCTCAGACTCGGGACCCGAGTTGAATTACCATCATCTTGATGATCAGTTAGCACTTCTTGGCAAG GTGCTGAGTGCTGGGGATGATGCAGTTGGTTTAGAGCAACTAGAAGAAGATGCAGATGGCATTGCTCTTGAAAAAGCTCGTCGCTCAGTTGGGTCCATGAGTGCCATGTCTGGAGCTAGTGGAATGGTTTACATGGAATTTAG TACCGGGCAGAAAAAGCTACATGGGCAGGCAAAGAGCAAGCCTAAGGATCCGGCTAAGAGGCACCACTTATTCAAGAAACGTTTTACTGGTACATAG
- the LOC140968540 gene encoding brassinosteroid-responsive RING protein 1-like — translation MGFPMGYTEFFFPKLLVCVLTFLGFIRKSLYASFTFFGLGDFLEPELVLVPAREESGSEPISVSAALIRELLPVVLFSDLAEMDPPENCAVCLYEFSGEDEIRRLTNCRHIFHRSCVDRWMDHDQKTCPLCRTQFIPEDMQEAFNERLWLASGISDFYCDNSHIA, via the coding sequence ATGGGGTTTCCGATGGGGTatactgaattttttttccccaagTTACTGGTCTGCGTACTGACGTTCCTGGGATTCATTCGGAAATCTTTGTATGCTTCTTTCACTTTCTTTGGGCTAGGGGATTTCCTGGAGCCCGAATTGGTGTTGGTTCCCGCCCGGGAGGAATCCGGGTCGGAGCCCATATCAGTGTCGGCGGCGCTGATCCGGGAGCTTCTACCGGTGGTGTTGTTCTCCGATTTGGCGGAGATGGACCCGCCGGAGAACTGCGCGGTGTGCCTGTACGAATTCAGCGGGGAAGATGAGATCCGACGGCTGACGAATTGCAGGCACATATTCCACCGGAGCTGCGTGGACCGTTGGATGGACCACGACCAGAAGACGTGCCCCCTGTGCCGCACGCAGTTTATCCCGGAGGATATGCAGGAGGCTTTCAACGAGAGGCTGTGGTTGGCTTCTGGCATTTCTGATTTCTACTGCGACAATTCGCACATTGCTTAA
- the LOC140968488 gene encoding beta-adaptin-like protein C, which produces MSGHDSKYFSTTKKGEIPELKEELNSQYKDKRKDAVKKVIAAMTVGKDVSSLFTDVVNCMQTENLELKKLVYLYLINYAKSQPDLAILAVNTFVKDSQDPNPLIRALAVRTMGCIRVDKITEYLCDPLQRCLKDDDPYVRKTAAICVAKLYDINAELVEDRGFLDALKDLISDNNPMVVANAVAALAEIQENSSKPIFEITSNTLSKLLTALNECTEWGQVFILDALSKYKAADAREAENIVERVTPRLQHANCAVVLSAVKMILLQMELITSTDVVRNLCKKMAPPLVTLLSAEPEIQYVALRNINLIVQKRPTILAHEIKVFFCKYNDPIYVKMEKLEIMIKLASDRNIDQVLLEFKEYATEVDVDFVRKAVRAIGRCAIKLERAAERCISVLLELIKIKVNYVVQEAIIVIKDIFRRYPNTYESIIATLCENLDTLDEPEAKASMIWIIGEYAERIDNADELLESFLETFPEEPPQVQLQLLTATVKLFLKKPTEGPQQMIQVVLNNATVETDNPDLRDRAYIYWRLLSTDPEAAKDVVLAEKPVISDDSNQLDPSLLDELLANIATLSSVYHKPPDAFVTRVKTVQKTEEEDYPDGSEGGYSESSTQAADAGASSPAATGNAQNAAGRQPAAPTAIPDLLDLIGLENNSASEDQPTTISGPPLPVVLPAPTGQGLQIRAQLIRKDGQIFYSMLFENNTQIPLDGFMIQFNKNTFGLAAAGPLQVPQLLPGTSASTLLPMVLFQNVSPGPPSTLLQVAVKNNQQPVWYFNDSIPLLVFFAEDGKMERSAFLETWKSLPDSNEISKDFPAIVVNSFESTIERLAASNMFFIAKRKHTNQEVLYLSAKIPRGIPFLVELTAAIGIPGLKCAVKTPSPEMAPLFFEAIEALFQN; this is translated from the exons ATGAGCGGGCACGATTCGAAGTATTTTTCCACCACCAAAAAGGGTGAAATCCCCGAGCTCAAAGAAGAACTCAATTCTCAGTACAAG GACAAGAGGAAAGATGCAGTTAAGAAGGTTATTGCTGCAATGACAGTGGGGAAGGACGTATCATCCCTCTTTACGGATGTTGTGAATTGTATGCAAACTGAAAATTTGGAGCTTAAAAAGCTTGTATATCTGTATCTCATCAACTATGCAAAGAGCCAACCTGATCTCGCTATATTAGCAGTGAATACGTTTGTTAAG GATTCCCAAGACCCAAATCCCTTGATCCGTGCTTTGGCTGTGAGGACAATGGGATGCATTCGGGTTGATAAAATTACAGAGTATTTATGTGATCCTTTGCAGCGGTGCCTCAAG GATGATGACCCATATGTCCGCAAGACAGCAGCTATATGTGTTGCTAAACTTTACGACATAAATGCAGAGTTGGTAGAGGATAGAGGTTTCCTAGATGCTCTGAAGGATTTAATTTCGGATAACAATCCCATGGTTGTCGCAAATGCTGTTGCTGCACTTGCTGAAATTCAAGAGAACAGTAGCAAACCCATCTTTGAAATCACTAGTAACACGCTCTCAAAGCTTCTTACTGCTCTGAATGAATGCACCGA GTGGGGTCAAGTTTTCATTTTGGATGCTCTTTCCAAGTATAAGGCAGCTGATGCTCGTGAAGCCGAAAATATAGTGGAGAGGGTTACGCCGCGATTACAACATGCAAACTGTGCAGTTGTTCTTTCTGCTGTCAAG ATGATCCTTTTACAGATGGAACTAATTACTAGCACTGATGTAGTCCGGAATCTTTGCAAGAAGATGGCCCCTCCTCTTGTGACATTGCTGTCTGCTGAGCCCGAGATTCAATATGTTGCTTTGCGAAACATAAACCTTATTGTGCAAAAGAGACCCACAATTCTTGCCCATGAGATCAAG GTGTTCTTTTGCAAGTACAATGATCCAATTTACGTGAAGATGGAAAAGTTGGAAATCATGATAAAGCTTGCATCAGATAGAAATATAGACCAA GTTTTATTGGAGTTCAAAGAGTATGCTACAGAAGTAGATGTAGATTTTGTCAGAAAAGCTGTTCGTGCCATTGGACGATGTGCGATCAAGTTAGAGAGAGCAGCTGAACGGTGTATCAGCGTGTTGCTTGAATTGATCAAGATCAAAGTAAACTATGTTGTTCAAGAAGCTATCATAGTGATTAAGGATATCTTTAGGAGATACCCTAACAC TTATGAGTCCATCATTGCTACACTATGTGAGAACTTGGACACCTTGGATGAGCCAGAAGCAAAG GCATCAATGATTTGGATCATCGGTGAATATGCTGAAAGAATTGATAATGCTGATGAGCTCTTGGAGAGCTTTTTGGAAACATTTCCCGAGGAACCTCCGCAAGTTCAGTTACAGCTTTTGACAGCGACGGTCAAACTTTTCCTCAAGAAGCCAACCGAAGGCCCACAACAGATGATCCAG GTTGTTTTGAATAATGCCACTGTCGAAACCGACAACCCAGATCTGAGAGATCGTGCATACATATACTGGCGACTCCTCTCAACCGATCCTGAG gcAGCAAAGGATGTTGTCTTAGCTGAAAAGCCTGTGATAAGTGATGATTCAAATCAACTCGACCCTTCTCTCCTGGATGAGCTTCTTGCCAACATTGCTACATTGTCCTCTGTCTACCATAAGCCCCCTGATGCATTTGTAACACGTGTTAAGACCGTCCAAAAAACTGAGGAAGAGGATTATCCTGATGGAAGTGAAGGAGGGTATTCTGAATCATCTACTCAAGCAGCTGATGCAGGTGCATCATCGCCGGCTGCCACAGGTAATGCTCAGAATGCAGCTGGAAGGCAACCAGCTGCTCCTACAGCCATACCTGATTTACTTGATCTGATTGGCTTAGAGAATAACAGTGCATCAGAGGATCAGCCTACAACCATTTCTGG ACCTCCTTTACCAGTTGTATTACCTGCACCTACTGGTCAAGGTCTACAAATCCGTGCTCAGCTGATCCGAAAAGACGGCCAAATATTTTACAGCATGTTATTTGAGAACAATACACAGATTCCACTTGATGGGTTTATGATTCAGTTCAACAAGAACACTTTCGGTCTGGCTGCAGCTGGACCGCTTCAG GTTCCTCAATTGCTACCTGGGACATCTGCAAGCACTCTTCTACCTATGGTTTTGTTCCAGAACGTTTCTCCTGGTCCACCAAGTACACTTCTGCAGGTTGCTGTAAAAAATAATCAGCAACCTGTATGGTATTTTAATGACAGCATTCCGTTGCTTGTATTTTTTGCTGAGGATGGGAAAATGGAGCGATCAGCATTTCTTGAG ACGTGGAAATCATTACCTGATTCTAACGAGATCTCCAAGGACTTTCCAGCAATTGTGGTGAATAGTTTTGAATCAACCATAGAGCGGTTGGCTGCATCCAACATGTTCTTTATTGCAAAGCGCAAGCACACAAATCAAGAAGTTTTGTATCTATCCGCCAAGATTCCTCGAGGGATCCCTTTCTTAGTCGAACTTACGGCAGCCATCGGTATCCCTGGCCTTAAATGTGCGGTAAAAACACCAAGCCCTGAAATGGCACCTCTTTTCTTCGAAGCCATAGAAGCTCTCTTCCAAAATTGA
- the LOC140968586 gene encoding uncharacterized protein: MSSEMFVYENSILTDPFFPFTDSSAIDAHLHILPSEAFQQLHEYQAIPENDSRNPVDETNLLNEIASVLFSSSPPSFKLENLSLTKLRNEGRNSVLDVKFMQRSYSSNSFVNNGQNSSFRARLDSVLETQNLQNQMLSPPDQSSIFASGQMRRVCSTGDLQNVKTNHNMAKTNVLISSPLSAEKSLMEEASFKIGRYSAEERKERIDRYKAKRTQRNFNKTIKYACRKTLADNRLRIRGRFARNDEGGEIPKASMFHRYEDEEYFWNDGFHQEDEEVIERVGSSFDGLDEIMLILTD; encoded by the exons ATGTCTTCTGAGATGTTTGTGTACGAGAACTCAATTCTCACCGACCCATTCTTCCCATTCACCGATTCCTCCGCCATTGATGCCCACCTTCATATTCTCCCCTCAGAAGCTTTTCAACAACTTCACGAATATCAAGCCATCCCAGAAAACGATAGCAGAAACCCAGTTGATGAAACAAATCTTTTGAACGAAATCGCTTCTGTTTTGTTCTCATCTTCCCCACCGAGTTTCAAGCTCGAAAATTTATCTCTAACCAAGTTGAGGAATGAGGGCCGGAACTCTGTTTTGGATGTGAAGTTCATGCAAAGGAGTTACAGCAGCAATTCTTTCGTGAATAACGGCCAGAATTCATCGTTTCGAGCTCGATTGGACAGTGTTTTGGAGACTCAGAATTTGCAAAATCAAATGCTGAGTCCACCTGATCAAAGCAGCATCTTCGCCTCCGGTCAAATGAGAAGGGTTTGTAGCACCGGAGATTTACAG AATGTGAAAACAAATCACAATATGGCGAAAACAAATGTGTTGATTTCAAGTCCATTATCGGCAGAAAAGTCATTAATGGAGGAAGCAAGTTTCAAAATAGGACGGTACAGTGCAGAAGAAAGGAAGGAGAGAATTGATAGGTACAAAGCCAAAAGAACTCAGAGAAATTTCAATAAAACAATCAAG tatgcATGCCGGAAAACATTAGCGGACAATCGATTAAGGATACGAGGAAGGTTTGCTCGGAACGACGAAGGTGGTGAGATTCCTAAAGCATCAATGTTTCACAGATATGAAGACGAAGAATATTTTTGG AACGATGGATTTCACCAAGAAGACGAGGAAGTAATCGAACGAGTAGGATCGTCCTTCGACGGTTTGGATGAAATAATGTTAATTCTCACCGATTGA